AGTGGGGGTTCATGTTCGCCAGCCCCTGGTTTGTGGTCGCGATCAGCGTCATCATGATCCTGATGGCCGCCAGCATGTTCGGCGCATTCGAGATTGCCGTGCCCTCGTTTCTTTTGAACAAGTTCGGCGCCGCCCGCGAGGGGGTGATCGGAAGCCTGGTGATGGGGCTCACGGTCGGCGTAATCATCGCTCCCTGCGCCGCCGGCATCATCATCGGCCTAGTGACGCTGGTGGCGCGGATGGGTTTGGTGGTCAAGGGCGGATTGCTCTTTTTTGCCATGGGGCTCGGCCTGGGCCTTCCCTATCTGGTGCTGGCTGTGTTTTCCGGCTTGCTCCAGCGGCTGCCGCAATCCGGTGAATGGATGGTATGGATTAAAAAACTGTTCGGCTTTCTTTTGCTCGGCGTGGCGTTCTATTTCCTCGCGCCTCAGATGGAACGGATCGGCAACAAATTTCTCTTCCTGGCCGGAATCACCAGTCTGATCGGCGGATTGCTGTTGGGCTGGTTTGACCATACCGCCGGCGGCGGCAGGGGCTTTAAGCTTTTCAAACAAATGGTAGGCGTTCTGTTGCTGATCCTGGGCCTGGTCTGGATCCAGTACTCCCTGCAGGAGAAAACAAACGGTTTGTCGTGGAATTATTACAGCGGCCAATCCATGGAAGAGATCCTCGCTTCAGGCAAACCGATTTTTATCGATTTTTACGCCGATTGGTGTGCGCCATGCAAACAGCTGGATCGCGAGACCTTTGGCGACAGCCGCGTGCAAGCGAAAAGCGAAGCCTTTTATTTTCTCAAGGTGGATTGCACCAAACCGGATGCCGCCACCCGAGCCTTTATGTCCCTGCATCAAGTCACCGGCATGCCGACTTTGATCTTCATCAGACCGGACGGCCAGGAGATCACTGAACTGCGCGAGATAGGCTATATCGATGCCGATCGCTTTCTCGCCAACCTGGAAAAAGCGCTGTGACGTAACGGATTGGGCTGCTCGCCTTTGCATCTGTCCATTGAGATTTATTAGTCCCTGATGGGGCCGGCGTGGAATACCTCTGTGCGGCCGGCCTCAATCAGTAAACGGCGGCAGAACCGCTGCCTTTCGCCGCG
Above is a genomic segment from bacterium containing:
- a CDS encoding thioredoxin fold domain-containing protein, coding for WGFMFASPWFVVAISVIMILMAASMFGAFEIAVPSFLLNKFGAAREGVIGSLVMGLTVGVIIAPCAAGIIIGLVTLVARMGLVVKGGLLFFAMGLGLGLPYLVLAVFSGLLQRLPQSGEWMVWIKKLFGFLLLGVAFYFLAPQMERIGNKFLFLAGITSLIGGLLLGWFDHTAGGGRGFKLFKQMVGVLLLILGLVWIQYSLQEKTNGLSWNYYSGQSMEEILASGKPIFIDFYADWCAPCKQLDRETFGDSRVQAKSEAFYFLKVDCTKPDAATRAFMSLHQVTGMPTLIFIRPDGQEITELREIGYIDADRFLANLEKAL